The Bifidobacteriaceae bacterium genomic interval GGCGCGGAGCCGGGGCGAGCTAGGACTTCTTGGCCAACAGGTCGCGGATCTCGGTCAGGAGCTCGTCTGTTGTGGGCGGGGCCGGCTCCGCGTCCTTGGTCAGCTTGTCCTTCAGCAACTGGTAGGGCCGCACAATCCCGAAGTACAGCACCGCGGAAACGATCACAAAGGAAACCAACGCCGTCAGGAAGTTGCCCACGTTGATCGAGCCGATCTTGACCGTGCCGAAGTCCGGATTGCCGCCCACCAGACCGATCAAGTCCATGATGATCTTGGTGAAGTCCTTCACAACCGCGCCAAAAGAGGCGCCCAGAATGAACGCGACCGCCAAATCGATCAAGTTGCCGCGCATGAGGAAATCTCTGAAACCCTTCATGGGTCTTCAAGTTACTCTCGCTTGGCTCTGTCCCGGCACGCGGGCCAGGCGAGTCCTATGAGTTGGCCGCATTGGCCGGAGGCGTGGGGCGAGTGTGGGGCTGCCGGTGCGTCACATCGCGGTGACGCCTCCCTGCGCCGCCTTGGAATCGTGCGCCTCCTGGCCACCAACCCACCAGGCGGTCAGCCGATTTCCCGCTCGAAGACCTCCCAGAAGCGGTCCCGCAGCCGGTTGCGGATCCCGTCCGAGAGGTCGTAGTCGTTCAGCCGGTGGGCCAGGTCCAGCAGCAGCGCGCGGTCCACCTCGCGCGGGATTGAGCGCCGGTCTTTCAGCGCCCCGGCCAATTCCTCCGGCGCGGCGCTGCCCATGAACGATTTGACGACGCCAGAGACCACCGAATCGATTGCCTCGCGGACCTGCGTCTCTTCGAAAGCGTATTCGGGGGCGACAGTCGGCTTGGAGCCCGTCTCCGAACGGTACGCCAGCGCAGACTCGGCGCCGCGTTGCAGGGGCAGGGCGCTGGCGATCAGGGGGGCGGTCACACCAGGGCCGGGCTTAGGCGTCGGCAAAGCTGGCAACGCGGGCGACTGCCGGGGTGTGGATGGGTGGCCTGGCCGGGGGCCAGGCCGGGGTATAACGTGCTGGGACATCACCGCCGGAGTGCGCGTCACGGCTTTGTCGAGCCCTTCGGGCTTGACGAGTTCGACGCCGTCAGACGCTCGTTGCAGGTGTTCGGAAACGCCGTGCGGATGGCCCTGCCTGTCTGGAATGGCCAGCACTATTACTTGGACGCCGTGGTTCTGGGCCTCCTCCACCGCCTCCGTCAGGTCGTCGTCGCCGGAGACCAGGAAGATGAAGTCGACCGCGCCGTTACGCGATTGCGCCACCATGTCCAGGCCGATCCTCAGGTCGACCCCCTTTTGTTCGCCGTTGAAGCCGACCCGTCCCAGCCTGACTTTGACCCGCGGCAGGGACCCGATCCGCTGTTGATCGGGGTCCGGCAGCGCGTTCTTGGCCGCGTCGTACCAGTTCACACGCAGGAGGGGCACACCCGCCGTCGCCTCGGCCTGGCTGGTCAGAACCGCAATCAGCTTGTCGTAGTCCACGCGGATGCCGGAGCGCAGCGAAGTCCCGGTCAACCGGGTGGCCACCGAGGCCAACAGGTAACCGGCGTCAACGTAGAGTGAGCACTGGGATCGCATTATTACAATATGATAACGGTCCGCGCGCCTTTCGGCTCCACCCCGGACGTTAACATTGCCCGATGCCGTCCGCCCGCCCCGCGTTTTCCGCCGTGGAACGCTGCCAGACATCTCCGTAGGCCTGATCCATGTCGTCCCCCCCCAACGGCGCGGCGACGACCTCAAACCCGGCGCCCCGCAGGGCTTTCCGCTGTGGGCGATTACCCCTTGCGCTGCGGGGAGGGTGACATCATAGGCTTCAAGAGCACTTTCTCCCGACCCTGATTGGAGTGCCATGTCAGCTTCGCCCAACCCGCCCCAAGGCCCCTTCGATTCCGGCCAACCTGCGGGGTTCGGCCAACCACCGGTTCAGCCCGACTACCAGCCCGGCTATCAGCCCGCGCCGCCGCAGTACGGGCAGCCGCCTGTTCAGCCCTATTACCAGCCCGGCTATCAGCCCGGCCCGCGGCCTGCGCCGCCGCAATACGGCCAGCCGGGCCAGGTCCAGTACCAATACCAGCCGCCATACCAAGCGCCAGGTCCGGAGGCGCCAAAGCGCGGATTGGCGATAGCAGCGCTGGTGCTTGGCATCTTGGCGCTGCCGCTTTCCCTCATCCCAGTGCTCGGCTTGCTTGCCTGGCCGCTGCCTGTGCTGGCCTTGATATTCGGAATCATCGCCTTGGTGGGAGCCTCCAGGCGGGGGACGGGCAAGGGCATGCCCGCCACAGCATTGGTGCTCGGCGTGCTTTCGCTGATCGGCTGCTTCCTGAGCACGTGGGTCTTCTCCGCAGCGGTGGATGAGGCCGGCAGGGAGCTTGAGGAGATTGGCGCCGACTTGTCTGGGGAGAACACCGATCAGATCCTGGCCGAGGAGATAACGGTGGAGATCGGCGAGTTCAGCGCCACCGTGGATGAATTTGGCGCGGTGACCTCTTCCCTGCCGGTGCGCGTGACCAACCGTACGAATGAGGCCGCGACCTACTGGATGTCCGTTGAGGCGGTGGATGCCGAAGGCGTCCGGATCGACGAGGACCCCTCGTGGATGGTCAACGACTTGGCGCCGGGCCAGACCGCCTCAGCCGAACTGTTCAAGTTTGTGACGGCTGACGAAGTGGAAGCCCTAAACGCGGCCGAGTTCCGGGTTTACGAGGTCTCGAAAATGTGATTCCGCAGGGCCGCCGACGGCGTCCGCGTTGCGACTCCTGACTCAGGTCCCTTCGCCAAACCAAGACTGAACCACAGTCCCGCCGCCCGCATCTACGTTTCGTTCCCGTCGCCTACACGGCGATCAAGTGGATGCCGGGGTCGACCTTTCGCAAGTCCTCCGGATCTGAGGTCACGACAGAGTGTCCCCGCTGCCTGGCATCCAAGGCGACGTGGACATCGACAATGTCGTGGTGCCCGCTTCGCCCACAAATCAAGCCGACGGCACGGGCACTGATGGCGTCCAGGGGGACCACCACCACCCCTGGGTCTCGCAGGAGCCGCGCGATGCGAGCCTGGCGCGGGCCACCCATCCAGGTCTGGGCGACCACGCCAGCGGGAATGGATAACGTCAAGCCGTTGTCCGCAGCTCGGCGAAGCAAGGCGCGAACGGACCGATCGCCCCGCTCAAGGGCCAACAGCGCCCCGCTGTCCAGGGTTAGTCCTGTCACCAGCGGCAGCCCATCACGCCAGGCCCAGTTCGCGGTCGGCCCAGGCCAGGTCATTCTCGCTGAGCGGGCCCAGTTCTCGGTCGAGATCGTCCAATAGCCGGATCAGGCTGTCCTCCTGTTCAGCCCGAGCTACCGCAGCGCTGATGAATCCCGACACCGACTTGGCCTTGCCTTGGCTAACCGCTCGTCGAATCGAGTCCACTTGTTCGTCGGGCAAGCTCACAGCTATTTTCTGAGTCATACCGAAAGCATACCGCCGGAGCGCGGGCCGCTTTGGGCGTTCGACAGAAAGCTGGCCAACCAACACCCGGCCGCGCGTCCGGTGCCGCCCGAACCGGAAGGTACCCCACGAACCTGGCCGGAGGCGCGGCAGCTTCTCCATTGGCCGTGCTCTACATTGCCTTCGTTGAAGGCAATGACTTGAAAGGACGGGGCCGAGAGATGGCAACCATGACGCTGCGCGGCTTGGATGAGGACACTCGGCGCGCCCTGCGCGTGCGCGCCGCTCGAAACGACCGCTCAATCGAGGCCGAGGCCCGTGCCATCCTGCGGTCCGCCGTCCTGCCGCAGCCGGCGGTGAATTGGTTCGACCGCGCCCGAGCGGCGGCGGCCGGGGTGGCATTCGAGGAAGGCGAGTTGAACGGCTTGCGGGGAGCCGACGAGCCCCGCGCCGCGTCGCCCGGAGCCGTCGAGGGCGCCGCATGCTGATCGTGCTGGACGCCAACGTCTTGTCGGAGCCGCTCGGCGCCAATCCCGGCCGGAGGTGGCCGCCTGGGCTCAATCAGTCTCCGGCCAACATTTGTGCACCACCGCTGTGACGGTGGGCGAGCTTCGGTACGGCATCGCGCGGCCGCCTCATGGCGCCCGCAAGGAGTGCTTGCGCGCTGGCGTGGACACCGCGCTGGGCGCCCTCGGGGAAAGTGGGGTGCTCGCCCACGACCGCGCCGGCGCCGACATCC includes:
- the mscL gene encoding large conductance mechanosensitive channel protein MscL; translation: MKGFRDFLMRGNLIDLAVAFILGASFGAVVKDFTKIIMDLIGLVGGNPDFGTVKIGSINVGNFLTALVSFVIVSAVLYFGIVRPYQLLKDKLTKDAEPAPPTTDELLTEIRDLLAKKS
- a CDS encoding NYN domain-containing protein, which produces MRSQCSLYVDAGYLLASVATRLTGTSLRSGIRVDYDKLIAVLTSQAEATAGVPLLRVNWYDAAKNALPDPDQQRIGSLPRVKVRLGRVGFNGEQKGVDLRIGLDMVAQSRNGAVDFIFLVSGDDDLTEAVEEAQNHGVQVIVLAIPDRQGHPHGVSEHLQRASDGVELVKPEGLDKAVTRTPAVMSQHVIPRPGPRPGHPSTPRQSPALPALPTPKPGPGVTAPLIASALPLQRGAESALAYRSETGSKPTVAPEYAFEETQVREAIDSVVSGVVKSFMGSAAPEELAGALKDRRSIPREVDRALLLDLAHRLNDYDLSDGIRNRLRDRFWEVFEREIG
- a CDS encoding PIN domain-containing protein; translation: MAAWAQSVSGQHLCTTAVTVGELRYGIARPPHGARKECLRAGVDTALGALGESGVLAHDRAGADILGVIILERESQGRPIQRADAQVAAICRSQGAVLATRNTSDFDGLGLTLVNPWHSGVI